A stretch of the Bdellovibrio sp. 22V genome encodes the following:
- a CDS encoding multidrug effflux MFS transporter → MEKSSPKHSFLILILGALTALSPFSIDMYLPAFPKMAEDLHTNIAQVSLSLSSYFVGLAIGQLFYGPLLDRFGRKKPLYFGLGLYLLATVGCLFSHSIDNLIAFRLIQALGGCAANVAAIAMVRDFFTPKESAKVFSLLVLILGVSPLLAPTAGGILSSTYGWPSIFIALFIIGLLILLLAIFYLPQGREADPSHPLQPVAIVKNYFSIFLEPQFYTYTFAGSMAFSGLFVYLAGSPTIFMEVFKVSEQVYGWIFGFLAAGFIGASQLNILLLKRFGNEKILLFSLAGLTFTGFVFALGAYNNWWGIISTIALLFVFLGFAGLANPNASALAMAPFERNAGSASALMGSLQMGIGALVSITVGVMKAQQLFPITVVFAGSASLALLILVLGSRRIPNKVEAPDSDGSLVAH, encoded by the coding sequence TTGGAAAAATCTTCTCCCAAACATTCGTTTCTCATTCTTATTTTAGGTGCATTGACAGCTCTCAGTCCGTTTTCTATCGACATGTATTTGCCGGCATTTCCAAAAATGGCGGAAGATCTTCACACCAATATCGCCCAAGTATCGCTGTCCCTTTCAAGCTACTTTGTGGGCTTAGCGATCGGCCAACTTTTTTACGGTCCGCTTCTGGATCGTTTCGGGCGCAAGAAACCGTTGTATTTCGGGCTCGGACTTTATTTGCTCGCGACGGTAGGATGTTTGTTCTCGCACTCGATAGATAATCTCATTGCCTTCCGCCTGATTCAGGCGTTGGGAGGCTGTGCCGCCAATGTTGCCGCTATTGCCATGGTTCGCGACTTCTTTACTCCAAAAGAAAGTGCGAAGGTATTCTCCTTGTTGGTTTTGATTTTAGGTGTGTCGCCACTTTTGGCACCTACGGCGGGCGGCATTCTTTCTTCCACTTATGGTTGGCCGTCTATTTTCATCGCTCTGTTTATTATCGGTCTTCTTATTCTTCTGCTTGCGATCTTTTATTTACCACAAGGTCGTGAAGCAGATCCATCACATCCGCTACAGCCGGTGGCGATTGTGAAAAATTATTTCTCCATTTTCTTAGAGCCGCAATTTTACACTTATACGTTTGCAGGCTCGATGGCGTTCTCAGGACTTTTCGTCTATCTGGCGGGCTCTCCAACAATTTTTATGGAAGTCTTTAAAGTCAGCGAACAAGTTTACGGTTGGATCTTTGGTTTCTTGGCGGCAGGATTTATCGGAGCAAGTCAGCTCAACATCTTGCTCTTGAAACGTTTCGGCAACGAAAAAATCCTGCTTTTTTCTCTCGCAGGATTAACTTTCACCGGATTTGTTTTCGCCCTCGGCGCGTATAATAACTGGTGGGGAATCATCAGTACGATTGCTTTACTTTTTGTGTTCTTGGGTTTTGCGGGTCTTGCAAATCCGAACGCGTCAGCGCTCGCGATGGCCCCGTTTGAAAGAAACGCGGGCAGTGCTTCGGCCCTCATGGGTTCTTTGCAAATGGGAATTGGCGCCCTTGTCTCGATCACCGTGGGAGTCATGAAAGCGCAACAGCTCTTTCCGATCACGGTTGTATTCGCGGGTTCCGCTTCGTTAGCCCTTCTGATTCTTGTTTTGGGAAGCAGACGCATTCCAAATAAAGTTGAAGCTCCTGATAGCGACGGCAGTCTGGTCGCACACTAA
- a CDS encoding transglycosylase SLT domain-containing protein: MKNAILKLSILIGCIMTFHTNVACSMGQRLPASEDNSSSTTPSTPTTPEEPSVPSNPPPSSGGAREVVPLWESKHSQGKLWTAHVDKTLDTLGEDLLDVIPADRTTFCPRYSSLTYAQRKEFWTYMLSAMVRFESNFKPETSYTESFSDSSGRRVVSRGLLQISIESGNAYGCGFKSTKDLHDPYQNLSCGIRILNRWVGRDARIAGKVGTSWRGGARYWSVLRAGNKTSYQSIVSWSKNLSFCK; the protein is encoded by the coding sequence ATGAAAAACGCAATACTCAAACTCAGTATCCTTATTGGCTGTATTATGACCTTCCACACAAACGTTGCTTGCTCTATGGGGCAACGCCTACCGGCGAGTGAAGATAATTCTTCATCGACGACTCCAAGCACGCCAACGACTCCGGAAGAGCCCAGCGTGCCGAGTAACCCTCCTCCATCTTCAGGTGGCGCGCGCGAAGTAGTTCCACTATGGGAGAGCAAACATTCACAAGGAAAACTTTGGACCGCACACGTCGATAAAACATTAGATACGCTAGGCGAAGATCTTCTCGATGTGATCCCGGCGGATCGTACGACGTTCTGTCCCCGTTACTCGAGCTTGACATATGCTCAGCGCAAAGAATTTTGGACTTACATGCTTTCGGCGATGGTTCGCTTTGAAAGTAATTTCAAACCCGAAACATCTTATACTGAATCCTTCAGCGACAGCAGCGGTCGTCGCGTCGTAAGTCGTGGTTTGCTGCAAATCTCTATTGAGAGCGGCAACGCTTACGGGTGTGGATTCAAGTCGACGAAGGATTTGCACGATCCTTATCAAAACTTAAGCTGCGGTATTCGTATCCTCAATCGCTGGGTGGGAAGAGACGCGCGCATTGCGGGTAAAGTCGGCACATCTTGGCGTGGCGGCGCTCGATACTGGTCGGTTCTTCGCGCCGGAAACAAGACGTCGTATCAGTCGATTGTGAGCTGGAGTAAAAATCTTTCTTTCTGTAAGTAA
- a CDS encoding DUF2239 family protein, producing the protein MVFQLDREYTAFADAQKIASGDLRDVVVKVKEFLKDESKATVLIFDDVTSQQVEVDLRGTAATIVKRIEESSLPSDEKIGGRGRPKLGVVPREVTLLPQHWEWLASQPGGASVTLRKLVEEAKKKNAAKDQLRMAQDATYKFMNVMAGNLPSYEEALRALYAKDHDKFSKLIAKWPKDIKHHVQKISEAAF; encoded by the coding sequence ATGGTTTTTCAACTCGATAGAGAGTATACAGCCTTTGCAGACGCTCAGAAAATTGCAAGCGGTGATCTTCGTGATGTCGTCGTAAAAGTGAAAGAGTTTTTAAAAGACGAATCTAAAGCTACAGTTTTAATTTTTGACGATGTTACCAGCCAGCAAGTCGAAGTCGATTTGCGTGGCACGGCAGCGACGATTGTGAAAAGAATTGAAGAAAGCTCGCTTCCATCCGACGAAAAAATCGGCGGGCGCGGGCGACCTAAGCTCGGCGTGGTTCCGCGTGAAGTAACGCTTCTGCCTCAGCACTGGGAATGGTTGGCAAGTCAGCCTGGAGGCGCTTCCGTAACTCTTAGAAAGCTTGTCGAGGAAGCCAAGAAAAAGAATGCCGCCAAAGATCAGCTGCGTATGGCACAAGATGCGACTTACAAGTTTATGAATGTGATGGCGGGAAACCTGCCTTCCTACGAAGAGGCATTGCGGGCGTTATATGCGAAGGACCACGATAAGTTTTCCAAGCTCATAGCGAAATGGCCCAAGGACATTAAACATCATGTGCAAAAAATTTCAGAAGCTGCGTTTTAG
- a CDS encoding GFA family protein produces MKYTGGCHCQAVRFEVEVSLDNVISCNCSICSKKGHWLAFAPAKDFRLLFGEDSLTDYQFGKKMIHHLFCKVCGIGAFGKGALPDGTEMRAINVRCLDGIDLDKIKVTAVDGKSF; encoded by the coding sequence ATGAAATACACAGGTGGATGCCACTGCCAAGCTGTGCGCTTTGAAGTTGAAGTCAGTTTAGATAATGTTATTTCGTGCAATTGCTCGATTTGCTCTAAAAAAGGCCATTGGTTGGCATTCGCTCCGGCGAAAGATTTCAGACTTCTTTTTGGCGAAGATTCTTTGACCGATTATCAATTCGGAAAAAAGATGATTCATCACTTATTCTGTAAAGTATGCGGCATCGGCGCTTTTGGCAAAGGAGCTCTTCCCGACGGAACAGAAATGCGCGCGATCAACGTTCGCTGTCTTGATGGCATTGACCTCGATAAAATCAAAGTCACCGCTGTCGACGGAAAGTCCTTCTAA
- a CDS encoding SDR family oxidoreductase, which produces MALSLKGKIALVAGATRGAGRGIALELGAAGATVYVTGRTTRQSKSEYNRPETIEETAELITNAGGKAIAIKVDHLVPDEVKALVDRIRHEQGRLDILVNDIWGGETLFEWNKTVWEHTLDKGLRLLRLAIDTHLITAHYALPLLIENKGGLLVEVTDGTMEYNSTHYRLNPFYDLAKTSVNRMAWAHAKDLEKYGGTALSITPGWMRSEMMLEAYKVTEENWKEGTKIEPHFIISESTRFVGRAVAAIAGDPNKSRWNGQSVSSGHIAQIYGFTDIDGSRPDCWRYLTEIQEKGLPADPTGYR; this is translated from the coding sequence ATGGCATTATCTCTTAAAGGCAAAATCGCACTCGTCGCAGGAGCGACCCGTGGAGCCGGACGCGGAATCGCTTTGGAATTAGGAGCCGCGGGCGCCACCGTCTATGTGACAGGTCGAACAACACGTCAAAGTAAGTCCGAATACAACAGACCGGAAACAATTGAAGAAACCGCGGAGCTAATTACCAACGCCGGCGGGAAAGCGATCGCTATTAAAGTCGATCATCTTGTTCCTGACGAAGTAAAGGCGCTCGTGGATCGCATTCGCCACGAACAAGGACGCCTTGATATTCTCGTTAACGACATCTGGGGTGGCGAAACTCTTTTTGAGTGGAACAAAACGGTTTGGGAGCACACTCTCGATAAAGGCCTGCGTTTACTTAGACTTGCTATTGATACACATCTTATTACTGCCCACTATGCGCTTCCACTTTTAATTGAAAACAAAGGCGGCCTTCTTGTGGAAGTCACGGATGGAACGATGGAGTACAATTCAACTCACTATCGGCTGAATCCATTTTATGATCTTGCAAAGACTTCGGTAAACCGCATGGCTTGGGCTCACGCAAAAGATCTGGAAAAATATGGAGGAACCGCGCTTTCAATCACTCCGGGTTGGATGCGCTCGGAAATGATGCTTGAAGCGTACAAAGTGACGGAAGAAAACTGGAAAGAAGGCACTAAGATCGAACCGCATTTTATCATCTCAGAATCCACGCGCTTTGTCGGAAGAGCTGTGGCTGCTATTGCCGGCGATCCCAACAAGTCTCGTTGGAACGGCCAGTCGGTATCAAGCGGACACATCGCGCAGATCTACGGCTTCACCGATATTGATGGTTCGCGACCCGATTGTTGGCGTTATCTCACGGAGATTCAGGAAAAGGGACTTCCCGCAGATCCGACGGGATACAGATAG